A genomic window from Ascaphus truei isolate aAscTru1 chromosome 1, aAscTru1.hap1, whole genome shotgun sequence includes:
- the GRP gene encoding gastrin-releasing peptide produces MGAVLLFWKYRTFFTLVLCSLVLFKVHLSQAAPAPQQHNDGAPLSKIYPRGSHWAVGHLMGKKSIEEYPYAYDGGDRTLAAVYSEGDKQEYQQWKETLLNLLRMLEINDNRNTQAMRDATLFNKKLWDTEDNNFKEILDYLFQMMNMKENTPS; encoded by the exons ATGGGGGCTGTGTTGCTCTTCTGGAAGTACCGCACATTCTTCACTCTGGTCCTCTGCAGCTTGGTTCTCTTCAAGGTACACTTGTCCCAAGCAGCCCCTGCCCCCCAGCAACACAACGACGGAGCCCCCCTCTCCAAAATTTACCCACGGGGCAGTCACTGGGCTGTGG GACACCTAATGGGGAAGAAGAGTATAGAAGAATATCCTTATGCTTATGATGGAGGAGACAGGACGCTGGCTGCTGTCTATTCTGAAGGCGACAAGCAAGAATACCAGCAGTGGAAAGAGACGCTTCTCAATTTGCTGAGGATGTTAGAAATAAATGACAACAGGAATACCCAAGCAATGAGAGACGCGACACTGTTTAACAAGAAGCTTTGGGACACCGAGGACAACAACTTTAAAGAG ATATTGGATTATCTGTTCCAAATGATGAATATGAAAGAGAACACACCAAGCTGA